A stretch of the Arachis stenosperma cultivar V10309 chromosome 6, arast.V10309.gnm1.PFL2, whole genome shotgun sequence genome encodes the following:
- the LOC130934351 gene encoding uric acid degradation bifunctional protein TTL-like has protein sequence MEDFSSCCVSTKFANEMVMASPFSSLEYVITVARDIWFLKLNVRSWLEAILGRSCSNKYLKTANEANMQELHKWGSMHEEKFEYVFVTCVAGKTSEDMLN, from the exons ATGGAGGACTTCTCATCATGCTGTGTAAGCACAAAATTCGCTAACGAAATGGTTATGGCATCTCCATTTTCTTCATTGGAATATGTAATTACTGTTGCTAGAGACATATGGTTTCTTAAATTGAATGTTAGGTCTTGGTTGGAAGCTATTTTAGGACGATCTTGTTCTAACAAATACTTGAAAACGGCAAATGAAGCTAATATGCAG GAACTTCATAAATGGGGATCAATGCACGAGGAGAAatttgagtatgtttttgtgacaTGTGTAGCTGGTAAGACATCTGAAGACATGCTGAATTAa